One window of the Trifolium pratense cultivar HEN17-A07 linkage group LG2, ARS_RC_1.1, whole genome shotgun sequence genome contains the following:
- the LOC123911385 gene encoding O-fucosyltransferase 29-like → MGVSIGKAWRLGMLSTNLALLPNNKRKHVCGSQQQQKKNNNNNNNNNNTISWSLVCGFMLFVLGLISLLTGHMLSDLEWYSHRLVHPRLVANYRTPIDIWKSKLSKYYYGCSDPGRNYAPAVREQMSNGYLLIAASGGLNQQRTGITDAVVVARILNATLVVPELDHHSYWKDDSDFVDIFDVDWFISYLAKDVTIVKRVPDKTMRSMEKPPYTMRVPRKSDPDYYLDQVLPILLRRQVVQLTKFDFRLANNLDDELQKLRCRVNYHALRFTKPIQELGQTIVTRMQKMAHRFIAVHLRFEPDMLAFSGCYFGGGEKERNELGEIRKRWTTLPDLSPDGERKRGKCPLTPHEVGLMLRALGFTNDTYLYVASGEIYGGDETMQPLKDLFPNIYTKEMLANEELKPFLPFSSRLAAVDYIVCDESDVFVTNNNGNMAKILAGRRRYMGHKRTIRPNAKKLSTLFAGRHQMDWHTFARKVKACQRGFLGEPDEMRPGRGDYHEFPSSCVCERQYVDEELDTKIDN, encoded by the exons atggGTGTGAGTATAGGAAAAGCTTGGAGGTTAGGGATGTTATCAACAAATCTAGCTTTGTTaccaaacaacaaaagaaaacatgtTTGTGGTTCTCAACAACAACAGAAGAagaataacaacaacaacaacaacaacaacaacacgaTCTCTTGGTCTCTTGTTTGTGGTTTTATGCTTTTTGTTTTGGGTTTAATTTCTCTTCTTACTGGTCACATGCTTTCTGATCTTGAATGGTATTCACATCGATTGGTTCATCCTAGATTG GTTGCCAATTACCGCACACCAATTGATATTTGGAAATCTAAATTGTCTAAATATTATTATGGATGCAGTGACCCCGGTCGCAATTATGCTC CTGCTGTGCGTGAGCAGATGTCGAATGGCTACTTGCTTATTGCGGCTAGTGGAGGATTAAATCAACAAAGAACTGGG ATAACAGATGCTGTAGTTGTTGCTCGAATTCTTAATGCTACGCTGGTTGTACCCGAGTTGGATCATCATTCTTATTGGAAGGATGACAG TGACTTCGTCGATATTTTCGATGTTGATTGGTTCATATCTTATCTCGCAAAAGACGTTACTATTGTCAAAAGAGTTCCTGATAAGACGATGAGGTCAATGGAAAAACCCCCCTATACAATGCGTGTCCCAAGGAAATCAGACCCGGATTATTATCTTGATCAAGTTTTGCCAATACTTTTGAGACGACAG GTTGTACAATTGACaaagtttgattttagactTGCAAATAACCTTGATGACGAGCTTCAAAAACTACGATGCCGTGTTAATTATCATGCTTTGAGATTTACAAAACCTATACAAGAACTTGGCCAAACAATTGTTACGAGAATGCAAAAGATGGCACACCGTTTCATAGCAGTCCATTTGAG GTTTGAACCAGATATGCTAGCTTTTTCAGGTTGTTATTTTGGTGggggagagaaagaaagaaacgaGCTTGGTGAAATCAGAAAAAGGTGGACAACATTGCCT GATTTGAGCCCAGATGGAGAACGGAAGCGAGGTAAATGTCCTCTTACTCCTCATGAAGTGGGTTTGATGTTGCGTGCACTTGGTTTTACAAACGACACGTACCTCTATGTTGCCTCGGGAGAAATATATGGAGGGGACGAGACTATGCAGCCTCTCAAAGATCTTTTCCCTAACATTTACACAAAGGAGATGCTTGCCAATGAAGAGCTGAAACCTTTCCTTCCGTTCTCATCCCGCCTTGCTGCTGTAGACTATATTGTTTGCGATGAAAGCGATGTATTTGTCACTAACAACAATGGCAACATGGCCAAGATTCTAGCTGGGCGAAG GAGATATATGGGCCACAAAAGAACAATTAGACCAAATGCAAAGAAGCTTAGCACACTATTCGCAGGAAGGCATCAGATGGATTGGCATACCTTCGCCAGAAAGGTTAAGGCATGCCAAAGAGGATTCCTGGGAGAACCAGATGAGATGCGACCTGGACGAGGTGACTATCATGAATTTCCCAGCtcttgtgtgtgtgagagacAATATGTGGATGAAGAACTCGATACAAAGATTGACAACTGA